From the genome of Anopheles moucheti chromosome 3, idAnoMoucSN_F20_07, whole genome shotgun sequence, one region includes:
- the LOC128304726 gene encoding uncharacterized protein LOC128304726, translated as MKYNLLLVLLVAATFSTAIASPRRARMAKPEHPTTVVQEVSANDQETVSPSTELSAQPVEEVPEENVPESPKDMQESKNDADPTVSKPDDHDVVETVVTDGETEESVPSQPADTAPVVEQGEPDVAEDMQQHKRVETTEKESKSFLNLFLNGLDHIKTAINELQTGVQTFFISTDADEAVADAVLP; from the coding sequence ATGAAATACAATTTATTACTCGTACTGCTTGTGGCGGCGACATTTTCGACTGCAATTGCGTCTCCACGGCGCGCCCGTATGGCCAAACCAGAACACCCCACCACTGTAGTTCAAGAAGTGTCTGCAAACGATCAAGAAACCGTATCACCTTCAACGGAATTATCGGCCCAACCGGTAGAGGAAGTGCCGGAAGAAAATGTTCCCGAATCGCCAAAGGATATGCAGGAGTCAAAGAACGATGCTGACCCAACAGTAAGCAAACCGGATGATCACGACGTTGTAGAAACTGTTGTGACCGATGGTGAGACCGAAGAATCTGTCCCAAGCCAACCGGCTGACACTGCGCCAGTTGTGGAACAGGGTGAACCAGACGTGGCGGAAGATATGCAGCAGCATAAGCGGGTCGAAACCACCGAGAAGGAATCGAAATCATTTCTGAACCTGTTCCTAAACGGATTGGATCACATCAAGACGGCAATCAACGAGCTTCAAACAGGTGTGCAAACCTTCTTCATCTCAACCGATGCCGATGAAGCGGTGGCGGATGCGGTGTTGCCTTAG